The Cellulomonas sp. P24 genome contains a region encoding:
- a CDS encoding type IV secretory system conjugative DNA transfer family protein — protein sequence MSPAPRRPSRQGPGPGSSPAPDLTDWALIAGGAVIGFGIVLWCGAALACLVTGRGVPDGGPLAALRALGAVSDPAAAWPVPSQLPGPVAYWAATVVVIAAVVGVVVLALHLKSTLTGDGTSTSSRLRSLPGLASPAEAQKAAGRKALLHRADVVRPSAGGGAAAGDVGFLLGRAGGRELWCSVEDSVLLVGPPRMGKGLHVVIPWVLDAPGPVVATSTRPDTLAVTMAARQVHGPVAIFDPQRLAGLPGGLRWSPVRGCETPRTALVRARGLAAGVGFGRTVSDSDFWAGQTETALRCLLHAAALDGRGAVDLYRWSLNPVLAEDAVTILNRDSRAASGWADALEAAVHADPRTRDSVWLGVRQSLAALADPDVLDSVDPGPRDTFDPARFLRESGTLYLLAAAVTSGSCAPLVAAFVEDITETARALAARSPGARLDPPLLLALDEIANLTPLPSLPQLMAEGGGTGITTLAVLQSLAQARNRWGEHAADAIWDAATVKIILGGLAKYRDLDDVARLLGEIDELTETRNRGRGGEKSTSTSIRMVPVMPPSVLRTLPFGTAVLLLRQTRPVVIDLRPWPDRPDAQALIAGQAAVEAATAAAARGAAPSDMATGGGLR from the coding sequence ATGAGCCCCGCACCACGGCGACCCTCCCGCCAGGGCCCCGGCCCGGGATCCTCGCCAGCACCCGATCTGACCGATTGGGCACTGATCGCCGGCGGCGCCGTGATCGGGTTCGGGATCGTGCTGTGGTGCGGTGCCGCACTCGCGTGCCTGGTCACCGGCCGGGGTGTGCCCGACGGCGGGCCGCTGGCCGCACTGCGGGCACTCGGCGCGGTCTCCGACCCCGCGGCGGCGTGGCCCGTACCCAGCCAGCTCCCGGGACCCGTCGCCTACTGGGCCGCGACGGTGGTGGTGATCGCCGCGGTGGTCGGTGTCGTCGTCCTCGCGCTTCACCTGAAGTCCACGCTCACCGGGGATGGGACATCCACGAGCAGCCGGCTGCGGTCCCTGCCGGGCCTGGCGTCCCCGGCGGAGGCGCAGAAAGCCGCCGGACGCAAGGCACTGCTACACCGCGCCGACGTCGTGCGGCCCTCCGCTGGTGGTGGCGCTGCGGCGGGTGATGTTGGGTTCTTGCTCGGGCGTGCCGGTGGCCGCGAGTTGTGGTGCTCGGTGGAGGACTCCGTCCTGCTGGTTGGCCCGCCCCGGATGGGCAAGGGCCTGCACGTGGTGATCCCCTGGGTCCTGGACGCCCCCGGCCCCGTCGTGGCCACCTCCACGCGCCCCGACACCCTCGCGGTGACCATGGCCGCCCGGCAGGTTCACGGCCCGGTGGCGATCTTCGACCCCCAACGACTGGCCGGGCTGCCCGGCGGGTTGCGCTGGTCCCCGGTGCGCGGGTGTGAGACCCCGCGCACCGCCCTGGTCCGGGCCAGGGGCCTGGCCGCGGGGGTCGGGTTCGGGCGGACCGTGTCGGACTCGGACTTCTGGGCCGGGCAGACCGAGACTGCCCTGCGGTGCCTGCTGCACGCCGCCGCCCTGGACGGGCGAGGTGCGGTGGACCTGTACCGGTGGTCGTTGAACCCGGTGCTCGCCGAAGACGCCGTGACCATCCTGAACCGGGACTCGCGTGCCGCGTCGGGGTGGGCGGATGCGTTGGAGGCTGCGGTCCACGCCGACCCGCGGACCCGGGACTCCGTGTGGCTAGGGGTCCGCCAGTCCCTGGCGGCCCTTGCCGACCCCGACGTCCTGGACTCCGTGGACCCCGGACCGCGCGACACGTTCGACCCGGCACGGTTCTTGCGTGAGTCCGGGACCCTGTACCTGCTCGCCGCGGCCGTCACGTCCGGGTCGTGTGCCCCGCTGGTGGCCGCGTTCGTCGAGGACATCACCGAGACCGCCCGGGCCCTGGCCGCCCGCTCCCCCGGCGCCCGGTTGGACCCGCCGTTGCTGCTGGCGCTCGACGAGATCGCCAACCTCACCCCGCTACCGTCCCTGCCGCAGCTGATGGCCGAAGGAGGGGGCACCGGGATCACCACCCTGGCGGTGCTGCAGTCTCTGGCACAGGCCCGCAACCGGTGGGGAGAGCACGCCGCCGACGCCATCTGGGACGCCGCCACCGTCAAGATCATCCTGGGTGGTCTGGCGAAGTACCGGGACCTGGACGACGTCGCCCGACTGCTCGGGGAGATCGACGAGCTCACCGAAACCCGCAACCGCGGGCGCGGCGGCGAGAAGTCCACGTCCACCTCGATACGCATGGTCCCGGTCATGCCGCCCTCGGTGCTGCGGACCCTTCCGTTCGGTACCGCGGTCCTGCTGCTGCGCCAGACCCGACCCGTGGTCATCGACCTGCGCCCCTGGCCCGACCGACCCGACGCCCAAGCCCTGATCGCCGGGCAGGCGGCCGTCGAGGCGGCCACCGCAGCCGCCGCCAGGGGTGCCGCGCCAAGCGATATGGCGACCGGCGGTGGGCTTCGATGA